Proteins from one Thermococcus bergensis genomic window:
- the mnhG gene encoding monovalent cation/H(+) antiporter subunit G → MILTVIGLILLAIGAVCDLLGAIGMHRFNTFYLRLHAATVGTVGGKFYPLLGVAFIAAEQGLWPVVGISVLAALLVLVTTPVGSHALAYAASKAKIVEMELDEFRGEKDV, encoded by the coding sequence TTGATACTCACAGTCATCGGGCTTATACTCCTCGCTATAGGAGCAGTCTGTGACCTCCTCGGTGCGATAGGAATGCACAGGTTTAACACGTTCTACCTTAGACTGCACGCCGCGACCGTGGGCACCGTCGGAGGAAAGTTCTACCCGCTCCTCGGAGTTGCGTTTATAGCAGCGGAGCAGGGCCTGTGGCCCGTTGTCGGAATCTCGGTACTTGCGGCGCTCCTTGTCCTGGTCACGACCCCCGTGGGAAGCCATGCACTTGCATACGCCGCGAGCAAAGCCAAGATAGTGGAGATGGAGCTTGATGAGTTCAGGGGGGAGAAAGATGTTTGA
- a CDS encoding 4Fe-4S dicluster domain-containing protein: protein MRRILHVDYSLCIGCETCQGVCEFLHHGKPNIKIYYTMSGLPIPINCRHCEKAPCMEICPVGAISRDHDGAVIVDPQRCIGCFMCLAVCPFGVPSFNVEVRAITKCDMCADRRELGMEPACKEMCPAEAIFFGKPEEVEDRVRRRTAEKIARERISSESFESFGQML, encoded by the coding sequence ATGAGGAGGATACTCCACGTTGACTACAGCCTCTGTATCGGGTGTGAGACGTGCCAAGGAGTCTGTGAGTTCCTTCACCATGGGAAACCAAACATAAAAATCTATTACACCATGAGCGGCCTTCCAATCCCAATAAACTGCCGCCACTGTGAAAAGGCTCCGTGTATGGAGATATGTCCCGTTGGTGCAATCTCAAGGGACCACGATGGCGCTGTAATAGTGGATCCCCAGAGGTGCATTGGATGTTTCATGTGCCTTGCTGTGTGTCCGTTTGGTGTCCCAAGCTTCAACGTGGAAGTGAGAGCCATTACAAAGTGCGACATGTGTGCAGACAGGCGTGAGCTTGGCATGGAGCCGGCCTGTAAGGAGATGTGCCCGGCGGAGGCGATATTCTTCGGAAAGCCAGAGGAAGTCGAGGATAGGGTCAGAAGGAGGACTGCGGAGAAGATAGCGAGGGAGAGGATTTCGTCAGAGTCTTTCGAGAGCTTTGGACAGATGCTTTAA
- a CDS encoding MnhB domain-containing protein, producing MRKFITLSLIMLAVIAGAYYLSPHLVPKTELNALGEFYLRNSYFGEYSAGSPEVVTAILWDYRGLDTYFETAVLFMAIIGAVSIFRNMPNVSFHPYGFTDITRTGVKIVGLITFVAAATTAFHGHITPGGGFQGGSMLAVVPLLVIVAFSKKALEKAGLTKERALVIRTIGLLTIAIVAFYPLLVGGYFMQNLPVYPKELYGMLVSGSLSLFNMAEFLAVGAGFTIIFLLLSNPEGGSEA from the coding sequence GTGAGGAAGTTCATCACACTCTCCCTCATCATGCTGGCGGTCATAGCGGGGGCATACTACCTCTCCCCACACCTGGTCCCCAAGACGGAGCTAAACGCACTTGGCGAGTTTTACCTTAGAAACAGCTACTTCGGGGAGTACTCTGCCGGTTCACCTGAAGTTGTGACCGCGATCCTCTGGGATTACAGAGGGCTTGACACATACTTTGAGACCGCCGTCCTGTTCATGGCAATAATCGGTGCGGTATCAATCTTTAGGAACATGCCCAACGTGAGCTTCCACCCCTATGGCTTCACTGACATCACAAGAACCGGAGTGAAGATAGTTGGCTTAATCACGTTCGTAGCAGCTGCCACAACCGCATTCCACGGCCACATAACACCCGGAGGTGGTTTCCAGGGCGGTTCAATGCTCGCTGTGGTGCCCCTGCTGGTAATAGTTGCATTCTCTAAGAAGGCGCTTGAGAAAGCAGGGCTTACCAAGGAGAGGGCCCTCGTCATAAGAACGATAGGCCTCCTCACAATAGCCATCGTTGCGTTCTACCCCCTCCTTGTGGGGGGATACTTCATGCAAAACCTGCCGGTGTACCCGAAGGAGCTCTACGGAATGCTTGTCAGCGGAAGCCTGTCCCTCTTCAACATGGCGGAGTTCTTAGCAGTCGGAGCAGGGTTCACGATAATATTCTTACTTCTTTCAAACCCAGAAGGAGGGAGCGAAGCATGA
- a CDS encoding Na+/H+ antiporter subunit E, whose amino-acid sequence MRFLPVMLLAFILYIIITGSATPYDIVTGVITALVAGLLFGRYLVKNPKKALNPARWVAMVVYFIKYITVIELRAHLDVIKRIIFGDTNPGIIKVPITVKDEYARFLVANSITNTPGTVTVYMDEKYAYVNWIDVKTRDPDEARKEILEEFEKHAKRIFEG is encoded by the coding sequence ATGAGGTTCCTGCCGGTGATGTTGCTCGCGTTCATACTGTACATCATAATAACGGGCTCGGCCACTCCATACGACATTGTAACGGGGGTAATAACAGCTCTCGTCGCAGGCCTGCTCTTCGGCAGATACCTAGTGAAAAACCCCAAGAAAGCCCTCAACCCGGCAAGATGGGTCGCCATGGTGGTCTACTTCATCAAGTACATTACGGTAATCGAGCTCAGGGCCCACTTGGATGTCATAAAGCGCATAATCTTCGGCGATACGAACCCGGGCATCATTAAGGTTCCCATTACCGTGAAGGACGAGTACGCTAGGTTTCTGGTCGCCAACTCAATAACGAACACCCCAGGCACCGTAACGGTGTACATGGACGAGAAATACGCTTACGTCAACTGGATAGACGTGAAGACGAGAGACCCGGACGAGGCCAGGAAGGAAATCCTTGAGGAGTTCGAAAAACATGCAAAGAGGATTTTTGAGGGGTGA
- a CDS encoding NADH-quinone oxidoreductase subunit B family protein, translated as MKLRSVWVFHLNTGACNGCDIEILDVLTPYYDVERLGVKLVSTPRHAHALLVTGPLTRQSYYSAKRAYEAMPPKPRIVIAIGTCACSGGIFYNSYAVRRESERLGLEYPRAGGTSEFLPVDVYIPGCPPRPEEILYGLALLLGVAERKLSPRHYTEEEFTLPRTQFKAWVEVILKARIRKELGYFDGYRLLERFMDLVDAAETPEALKRLVEEEKLKEKDSRLRYGLDKLYEYYLEVVRTYEDILGQKRRVFRVQK; from the coding sequence ATGAAGCTCAGATCCGTTTGGGTCTTTCACCTCAACACCGGGGCGTGCAACGGGTGCGACATAGAGATACTCGACGTCCTCACCCCCTACTACGACGTCGAAAGGCTTGGTGTCAAGCTCGTCTCAACTCCTAGACACGCTCACGCCTTACTGGTCACCGGACCTCTAACGAGGCAGTCATACTACTCCGCTAAGAGGGCCTACGAGGCAATGCCCCCCAAGCCGAGGATAGTCATCGCCATAGGCACCTGTGCCTGTAGCGGCGGAATCTTCTACAACAGTTACGCCGTGAGGCGGGAGTCCGAAAGGCTCGGACTGGAGTACCCGAGGGCAGGAGGAACTTCTGAGTTCCTACCTGTGGACGTGTATATTCCGGGGTGCCCGCCAAGGCCGGAGGAGATACTCTACGGGCTTGCACTCCTGCTCGGGGTTGCCGAGAGGAAGCTCTCCCCGCGCCACTACACAGAGGAAGAGTTCACCCTCCCGCGTACCCAGTTCAAGGCATGGGTTGAGGTAATCCTCAAGGCGAGGATCAGGAAGGAGCTCGGCTACTTCGACGGCTACAGGCTCCTTGAGAGGTTCATGGATCTCGTGGACGCTGCAGAGACGCCGGAAGCCCTCAAGAGGCTTGTCGAAGAAGAGAAACTCAAAGAAAAGGACAGCCGGCTCAGGTACGGGCTGGATAAGCTCTATGAGTACTACCTAGAGGTGGTGAGGACGTATGAAGACATACTTGGTCAGAAAAGGAGAGTATTTAGAGTTCAAAAATGA
- a CDS encoding respiratory chain complex I subunit 1 family protein, with amino-acid sequence MEIIGAIIAPFLPPLLDGVARKVKAMIQNRVGPSILQTWYDIITLLSMDSILPTSSLAFRLAPYVALASALCMALMLPYGSDAIINFGGDLIAFIYVFTLFSAALVFGALSVDNSYSHAGANRELTLSLVFKPLFAITIGIFALKTGSLSITEIARSISLSPSIIGAYLLLLYVTYVESGFIPYDIAEAETEILEGPLTEYSGRLLGLFKWALQIKRFAMIWLFASFVALPVAKGAAAFALQLLVFLLTYLLMVTYESLNARHRLDQATKQGVKGIIIGVIIMIIAWLGW; translated from the coding sequence ATGGAGATCATCGGGGCAATCATTGCTCCATTTTTACCACCACTGCTGGATGGCGTTGCGAGAAAAGTGAAGGCGATGATACAGAACAGGGTAGGGCCCTCAATCCTCCAGACGTGGTACGACATAATCACGCTCCTCTCAATGGACTCAATACTCCCCACGTCCTCGCTCGCATTTAGACTGGCTCCCTACGTCGCACTCGCGAGCGCACTCTGCATGGCCCTCATGCTGCCCTACGGGTCAGACGCGATAATAAACTTCGGAGGGGACTTGATAGCGTTCATATACGTCTTCACCCTGTTTTCCGCGGCTTTGGTATTTGGAGCCCTGAGCGTGGACAATTCGTACTCCCACGCGGGAGCTAACAGGGAGTTAACGCTCTCGCTGGTATTCAAGCCTCTCTTCGCGATTACGATAGGCATATTCGCCCTCAAGACTGGCTCGCTAAGCATAACTGAGATTGCCCGCTCAATCTCCCTGAGCCCCTCAATCATCGGAGCCTACCTGCTGCTCCTCTACGTTACCTACGTGGAGTCGGGGTTCATACCCTATGACATTGCCGAAGCTGAGACGGAAATCCTAGAAGGTCCCCTCACAGAGTACAGCGGCAGGCTTCTCGGTCTGTTCAAGTGGGCACTCCAAATAAAGAGGTTCGCGATGATATGGCTGTTCGCGTCTTTCGTGGCCCTTCCTGTGGCAAAAGGCGCCGCCGCATTTGCCCTCCAGCTACTGGTATTCCTGCTCACTTACCTACTGATGGTGACCTACGAGTCCCTGAACGCCCGCCACAGGCTCGACCAGGCAACGAAACAGGGAGTCAAGGGCATCATTATCGGTGTGATAATCATGATAATCGCGTGGCTAGGATGGTGA
- a CDS encoding sodium:proton antiporter, whose amino-acid sequence MTFALALIVSSIVAIIIISLYGIAVRPNLVKKIICLGIFSDIINVAVILLGYRAVERPLPPVLTDYSQKGVEELVKGAVDPLPQALTITAIVIGLAITVLMAYGAIHIQRKYGTVDVRKLARWEE is encoded by the coding sequence ATGACGTTTGCCCTTGCGTTGATAGTGAGCAGCATAGTCGCGATCATCATAATCTCGCTGTACGGCATAGCGGTGAGACCAAACCTAGTGAAGAAGATAATCTGCCTGGGCATATTCTCCGACATCATCAACGTGGCGGTCATACTGCTTGGCTACCGCGCCGTCGAGAGACCCCTCCCACCAGTGCTTACTGACTACTCACAGAAGGGCGTTGAGGAGCTCGTCAAGGGGGCAGTGGATCCACTTCCGCAGGCCCTCACCATTACCGCAATAGTCATCGGGCTTGCAATAACCGTGCTCATGGCCTATGGCGCAATCCACATCCAGAGGAAGTACGGCACTGTGGACGTTAGAAAGCTCGCGAGGTGGGAGGAATGA
- a CDS encoding MFS transporter, with product MQKKLLLLLSLGWIFNYAHRMAIPPLIPLIKEELAITNAQAGLLMTSLLLPYALIQVPAGYFGDRLGRKKLVVISIVGYSLASSLIIFARQYWHLIGIRALYGIFAGLYYAPATALISGIYKEKKGSALGVFMVGPPIGSAIAPAIVVPIALALEWRYSFLVLSLMSLTVGLALMLIIKGEVRRVEKPKFAIPKNVFGLSIMNFIVLAAFFGILTFLPDFFVNKGRSVEEASLYFSLLSIVGVFGSIAGGGVYDRIRETSLFSVLALNAFLSFLLVKTAYPVLVLLLGLFFYSVGPIVTAYTSEHASEGNLGTVMGFVNMMGFFGATAGPYFIGILIDRMGYEVAFYSISGMYLLSLLILVQEKRSENKKRN from the coding sequence ATGCAGAAAAAACTTCTCCTCCTGCTCTCTCTTGGATGGATATTTAATTATGCTCACAGAATGGCTATTCCTCCCCTTATTCCACTAATCAAAGAAGAGTTAGCCATAACAAACGCTCAGGCTGGGCTTCTAATGACATCCCTTCTCCTTCCATACGCTTTAATCCAAGTCCCGGCCGGTTATTTTGGAGACAGGCTCGGAAGAAAAAAGCTCGTAGTTATCAGCATCGTTGGGTATTCATTAGCAAGTTCCTTGATTATCTTTGCCCGCCAATACTGGCATCTTATTGGGATTAGGGCCCTTTACGGGATTTTTGCGGGCTTATATTATGCTCCGGCGACGGCTCTTATAAGTGGGATTTACAAGGAGAAAAAGGGTTCTGCATTGGGCGTTTTTATGGTTGGGCCTCCAATAGGAAGTGCCATTGCTCCAGCAATTGTTGTTCCAATAGCCTTGGCCTTAGAGTGGAGGTATTCATTTTTAGTTCTCTCGCTTATGAGTTTAACAGTTGGACTAGCGCTTATGCTGATAATCAAGGGAGAAGTAAGACGGGTTGAAAAACCGAAGTTCGCTATACCCAAGAACGTGTTTGGGCTCAGCATTATGAACTTCATAGTCTTGGCTGCCTTTTTTGGGATACTAACCTTCCTTCCAGACTTCTTTGTAAACAAAGGTAGAAGTGTAGAAGAAGCTTCTCTTTACTTTTCGCTTCTTTCAATAGTGGGGGTGTTTGGCTCTATTGCTGGAGGAGGTGTGTATGATAGGATTAGAGAAACTAGTCTTTTCTCTGTTCTCGCTCTAAATGCTTTCTTGTCTTTTCTGTTGGTAAAAACCGCTTATCCCGTATTGGTTTTGTTATTGGGGTTATTTTTCTACTCCGTTGGTCCGATAGTTACCGCTTATACAAGTGAACATGCAAGTGAGGGAAATCTTGGCACAGTAATGGGGTTTGTGAACATGATGGGGTTTTTTGGAGCAACCGCTGGCCCATATTTCATTGGAATTTTAATAGATAGGATGGGTTATGAAGTGGCGTTTTATTCAATTTCTGGGATGTACCTTTTGAGCTTATTGATACTGGTGCAAGAGAAAAGATCAGAAAATAAAAAGAGAAATTAA
- a CDS encoding monovalent cation/H+ antiporter complex subunit F: MIETAIYVLFAVYGLSGVLYFIRLLRGPTVVDSILAADCVSLDVALIALLLSIYYKNSFLAVGALFLVLWAFILDVFAAKYLTREEVGT, translated from the coding sequence ATGATTGAGACGGCAATTTACGTGCTGTTTGCGGTTTACGGGCTCTCAGGTGTGCTCTATTTCATCAGACTGCTCAGGGGACCAACCGTGGTAGACTCAATCCTCGCCGCGGACTGTGTGTCCCTCGATGTCGCGCTGATAGCGTTGCTCCTGTCAATCTACTACAAGAACTCGTTCCTGGCAGTCGGGGCACTATTCCTGGTGCTCTGGGCGTTTATCCTAGACGTGTTCGCAGCCAAGTACCTCACGAGAGAGGAGGTGGGAACTTGA
- a CDS encoding 4Fe-4S dicluster domain-containing protein gives MPVTKYYPFEPEQAPPEYRGIPEIDPRLCVGCGACVNACPPDALIKIDDYEKGTRKIVLDIGRCIRCARCEEVCPTGAIRLTQEFEAASDDRSSHVEVIELRLAKCRGCGKYTDYTERQLQKVLSMIPPGIVEFDRVREKLPLCRKCKRLLTVVNATKFEEEMRE, from the coding sequence ATGCCCGTGACAAAGTACTATCCCTTCGAGCCGGAGCAGGCTCCGCCTGAGTACAGGGGAATCCCGGAGATAGACCCCCGCCTGTGCGTGGGATGCGGCGCATGTGTGAACGCATGTCCCCCTGACGCGCTGATCAAGATAGACGACTACGAGAAGGGGACGAGAAAGATAGTACTCGACATCGGCAGGTGCATAAGGTGCGCGAGGTGTGAGGAGGTCTGTCCAACCGGGGCTATAAGACTAACGCAGGAGTTCGAAGCGGCGAGCGACGACAGAAGCTCTCACGTGGAGGTAATAGAGCTGAGGCTCGCAAAGTGCAGGGGCTGTGGAAAGTACACCGACTACACCGAGAGACAGCTCCAGAAAGTCCTCTCAATGATACCCCCAGGCATCGTTGAGTTCGACAGGGTGAGAGAGAAGCTCCCGCTCTGCAGGAAATGTAAAAGGCTCCTAACGGTTGTTAACGCCACAAAGTTCGAGGAGGAGATGAGAGAATGA
- a CDS encoding proton-conducting transporter transmembrane domain-containing protein codes for MDALILPTIPMAFAFALPVLSQLLKGNKKFVNAYAMIVTGLTFVLSLDVFRAAYSSEKPLIYTFGGWKTPIGIIYEVDKFGALLALTTSFLMFIITFYSIRYLEHETGVEWYYTLYLGLEAGLLGIFLTGDAFNLFVMLEVTAVAAYGLVMFYTEEGYPAYSGVRYAIISSIGTTFYFLALGVLYYGFGTVNFADLAAKARGYPFPVSEAAGNLLTVFALAMALITWAFTIKSAIMPNHFWLPGAHSSAPSPISAVLSGLVVNAGIYGLARFIWLFTGISEFENAVRVVSTVLIGLGAVSALLASLAMTAHDDVKRIVAYSTILHMGYLAMAVGLRTELGTKAMVFHMLNHSLGKALLFLAVGVFIHEAGSRKLQDLAGLGKKMPLTTVSLAIATISLVGLPPTNVFFSKLVLYYAYLEKSVALVVVLVLSSVFALVSYMKMLYWLWIKKTENNTEVKEPKSMVAVLLLLAVLCLAIGILSPLIIEKVIDPATVQALDVEGYIQAAINVLGGK; via the coding sequence ATGGACGCACTGATACTCCCCACGATTCCAATGGCGTTTGCATTCGCGCTCCCCGTATTATCCCAGCTACTTAAGGGCAACAAGAAGTTCGTCAACGCCTACGCCATGATAGTCACGGGGCTAACGTTCGTGCTGAGCCTTGACGTCTTCAGGGCAGCGTACTCCTCAGAAAAGCCGCTGATCTACACCTTCGGTGGGTGGAAGACCCCGATAGGCATAATATATGAGGTAGACAAGTTCGGGGCACTGCTCGCCCTCACGACGTCGTTCCTCATGTTCATAATAACGTTCTACTCGATCAGGTACCTTGAGCACGAGACCGGCGTCGAGTGGTACTACACACTCTACCTCGGGCTTGAGGCGGGACTCCTAGGAATATTCCTCACTGGGGACGCGTTCAACCTCTTCGTAATGCTCGAGGTCACCGCAGTCGCTGCCTATGGGCTTGTGATGTTCTACACGGAGGAAGGCTACCCAGCATACTCCGGTGTTAGGTACGCCATCATAAGCTCCATCGGAACGACCTTCTATTTCCTAGCGCTTGGCGTGCTCTACTACGGCTTCGGCACGGTGAATTTTGCAGATCTTGCAGCGAAGGCAAGGGGCTACCCGTTCCCGGTGTCAGAGGCCGCTGGCAACCTCCTGACGGTGTTCGCCCTCGCAATGGCACTCATAACGTGGGCATTCACCATAAAGTCGGCAATCATGCCCAATCACTTCTGGCTTCCGGGGGCACACTCCTCAGCACCGTCCCCGATATCGGCAGTCTTGAGTGGCCTTGTAGTTAATGCAGGAATTTACGGTTTGGCAAGGTTCATATGGCTGTTCACGGGAATTTCAGAATTCGAAAACGCTGTGAGAGTTGTTTCGACGGTGCTGATAGGACTTGGTGCGGTATCGGCACTGCTGGCTTCCTTAGCAATGACCGCACACGACGACGTCAAGAGGATCGTCGCCTACTCAACAATCCTCCACATGGGATACCTCGCAATGGCGGTCGGCCTGAGGACTGAACTCGGAACCAAGGCGATGGTCTTCCACATGCTCAACCACTCACTGGGTAAGGCGCTCCTCTTCCTTGCCGTTGGCGTCTTCATCCACGAAGCTGGAAGCAGAAAACTCCAAGATCTCGCTGGACTCGGCAAGAAGATGCCCCTCACCACGGTAAGCCTCGCCATAGCGACGATATCCCTCGTCGGCCTTCCACCGACCAACGTGTTCTTCAGCAAGCTCGTGCTCTACTATGCCTACCTGGAGAAGAGCGTGGCCCTGGTAGTTGTCCTTGTGCTCTCAAGCGTCTTTGCCCTCGTGAGCTACATGAAGATGCTCTACTGGCTCTGGATCAAGAAGACAGAGAACAACACCGAGGTGAAAGAACCCAAGAGCATGGTGGCAGTGCTACTGTTGCTCGCCGTGCTGTGCCTTGCGATTGGAATCCTCTCGCCGCTGATAATCGAAAAAGTAATTGACCCTGCTACAGTGCAAGCCCTCGACGTTGAGGGATACATACAGGCAGCCATAAATGTCCTAGGAGGGAAGTGA
- a CDS encoding FAD-dependent oxidoreductase codes for MNGMRFAFLCREKPNPTGKKVAIIGAGPAGLSAAGYLVCHGHEVHVYDKLPEPGGLMLFGIPEFRIPIYRVREGYKELENVFEVKFYPNTKVSFEEGEEEGDDFVKNVVNFDELVQNYDAVLIATGTWKSSIPNIEGVELEGVYPALGYLFRIKSAKLGHLSWDEVVPVEGKRVMVIGAGHTAVDAAMESLLLGAEKVYMSYRRTIKEAPAGAYEINLLQKRGVKWLELTVPVRIIGENGKVRAIELQKCKLSEPDETGRRRPIPIEGSNFQIDVDYVIFAVGQSPTPPKGAEIAIDNKGRILVDSRHMTSIEGVFAAGDVVTGPSKVGRAVLDGLLAAESMHHWLMEVRK; via the coding sequence ATGAACGGAATGAGATTTGCATTCTTGTGTAGAGAAAAACCAAACCCCACTGGCAAAAAAGTAGCAATAATCGGCGCAGGGCCGGCAGGCCTCAGTGCCGCGGGCTACTTGGTCTGCCACGGCCACGAAGTTCATGTTTACGATAAACTTCCAGAACCTGGAGGATTAATGCTCTTTGGAATCCCCGAGTTTAGAATTCCAATCTACCGCGTCAGGGAAGGATATAAAGAGCTCGAAAACGTGTTCGAAGTCAAATTTTACCCGAACACCAAGGTAAGCTTTGAGGAAGGGGAAGAAGAGGGAGACGATTTCGTCAAGAACGTCGTGAACTTTGACGAGCTCGTCCAGAACTATGATGCAGTTTTAATCGCAACAGGAACATGGAAATCCTCAATTCCAAACATAGAAGGAGTTGAGCTAGAAGGAGTTTACCCAGCACTTGGATATCTGTTCAGGATAAAAAGCGCCAAGCTCGGCCACCTGAGCTGGGATGAAGTCGTTCCAGTAGAAGGGAAGAGAGTGATGGTTATTGGAGCAGGTCACACGGCCGTTGATGCGGCAATGGAAAGCCTGCTCCTTGGTGCAGAAAAGGTCTACATGAGCTACAGGAGGACAATAAAAGAAGCCCCTGCCGGAGCATACGAGATTAACCTCCTCCAGAAGAGGGGTGTTAAGTGGCTTGAGCTGACCGTTCCGGTCCGCATAATAGGAGAGAACGGCAAAGTCAGGGCCATTGAACTCCAAAAGTGCAAACTGAGCGAGCCTGACGAGACTGGAAGGAGGAGGCCCATACCAATTGAGGGCTCGAACTTCCAGATAGACGTTGACTACGTAATCTTTGCCGTTGGTCAGAGCCCAACCCCACCCAAGGGAGCAGAGATTGCCATTGACAATAAGGGCAGGATACTAGTGGACTCACGGCACATGACAAGCATAGAGGGAGTTTTCGCCGCCGGTGATGTTGTTACTGGCCCCTCAAAGGTAGGAAGAGCCGTTTTGGACGGTCTTTTGGCGGCTGAAAGCATGCACCACTGGCTTATGGAGGTGAGAAAATGA
- a CDS encoding hydrogenase large subunit produces MIREFEEKFGSTLEKKVIAKNKVLYTLMVRREDFPNIINYILSRPNTRLFTMVGMDERNTEEAFSVTYWFLDWKDNEVIGIRLYVPEDEPYFPSVGAFHKGAIWFEREVQDLLGLKAKGIPDPRRLVLPDDWPEGVYPLREDFQYCHSPAGTKSYPYREPPEDSTVHPMGPYHVALDEPAHFRLFVKGEEIVDVDYRGFYSHRGIEKLARGRLNYNQIVFIAERICGICGFAHSVAYAQAVEEAAGIEVPDRARYIRTILLEIERLHSHLLWLGVAAHLTGFDTAFMRSWEIREQVMELAERLTGNRKTYGLVLVGGVRRDLLDYRKSLILETLKNLKREFDELVDMLVSTKSFVKRCEGIGVLPKEKAREWDTAGPLARASGIDYDTRKGLPYAAYDELSFDVPVYKDGDVLARALVRIDEVKESISLLEQAIDTIPGGPVMAEFNEIPSWKEGISAVEAPRGENTHYVMTGEVNRIYRWRVKAPTYNNLQAVPDMLRGYTIADAPLIVASIDPCYSCTERVQVVDVKSGKTKVISLGGGIGTCP; encoded by the coding sequence ATGATAAGAGAGTTTGAAGAAAAATTTGGCTCGACGCTTGAGAAAAAGGTCATCGCAAAGAACAAAGTACTTTACACGCTGATGGTGAGGAGAGAGGACTTTCCCAACATAATCAACTACATCCTCAGCAGGCCGAACACAAGACTCTTCACAATGGTCGGAATGGATGAGAGGAACACCGAAGAGGCCTTCAGTGTGACCTACTGGTTCCTTGACTGGAAGGACAACGAAGTCATCGGGATAAGGCTCTACGTCCCCGAAGATGAACCCTACTTCCCCAGCGTGGGGGCTTTTCACAAGGGAGCAATATGGTTCGAGAGGGAAGTTCAGGACTTGCTGGGCCTTAAGGCGAAGGGGATTCCAGACCCAAGAAGGCTGGTACTCCCTGACGACTGGCCAGAAGGAGTTTACCCGTTGAGGGAGGACTTCCAGTACTGCCACTCCCCAGCCGGAACGAAGAGCTACCCCTACAGGGAGCCGCCCGAAGATTCTACGGTGCACCCGATGGGGCCGTACCACGTCGCGCTGGACGAGCCGGCGCACTTCAGGCTCTTTGTGAAGGGTGAGGAAATCGTTGACGTGGACTATCGCGGCTTCTACTCCCACAGGGGCATAGAAAAGCTCGCAAGGGGAAGGCTAAACTACAACCAGATAGTATTCATCGCGGAGAGGATATGCGGTATATGCGGATTCGCTCACTCCGTAGCGTACGCCCAGGCCGTCGAGGAGGCGGCCGGAATTGAAGTGCCGGACAGGGCGAGGTACATCAGAACGATACTCCTTGAGATTGAGAGGCTGCACTCCCACCTCCTCTGGCTGGGCGTTGCGGCTCATTTAACCGGCTTTGATACAGCATTTATGCGCTCGTGGGAGATTAGGGAGCAGGTCATGGAGCTCGCCGAGAGGCTCACCGGCAACAGGAAGACGTACGGCCTTGTTCTCGTTGGCGGAGTCAGGAGAGACCTCCTGGACTACAGGAAGTCCCTGATTCTTGAGACGCTTAAGAACCTGAAGAGAGAGTTCGACGAGCTCGTTGACATGCTCGTATCAACGAAGAGCTTCGTAAAGAGATGTGAGGGCATCGGTGTGCTCCCGAAGGAGAAAGCAAGGGAGTGGGACACCGCTGGCCCACTGGCGAGGGCTTCTGGAATTGACTACGACACGAGAAAGGGCCTCCCGTACGCGGCATACGATGAGCTGAGCTTTGACGTCCCCGTCTACAAGGACGGAGACGTTCTGGCAAGGGCACTCGTGAGGATTGACGAAGTGAAGGAGAGCATCTCCTTGCTGGAACAGGCCATTGACACTATTCCAGGCGGACCCGTGATGGCGGAGTTCAACGAAATCCCAAGCTGGAAGGAGGGCATATCAGCCGTTGAAGCCCCAAGAGGCGAGAATACCCACTACGTAATGACCGGAGAGGTTAACAGAATCTATAGGTGGAGGGTGAAGGCGCCGACGTACAACAACCTCCAGGCGGTTCCGGACATGCTGAGGGGCTACACAATAGCCGATGCTCCGCTGATAGTAGCCTCGATAGACCCCTGCTACTCATGTACCGAGAGGGTTCAGGTCGTTGACGTGAAGTCAGGAAAGACAAAGGTAATCTCACTGGGCGGAGGGATAGGGACATGCCCGTGA
- a CDS encoding Na(+)/H(+) antiporter subunit B: protein MFELAAIFLLCAVALSYLIVTETDLLKAIAYSGVFGGLILLTLYVLMAPDVILAYVAIAVGLSTGLMVFVVSKTTRHEVV, encoded by the coding sequence ATGTTTGAGCTGGCGGCAATTTTCCTCTTGTGCGCAGTGGCCCTCAGCTACCTCATAGTCACAGAGACAGACCTGCTGAAGGCCATCGCTTATTCTGGCGTCTTCGGGGGACTCATACTGCTGACGCTGTATGTTCTGATGGCCCCCGACGTAATCCTCGCGTACGTTGCGATAGCTGTGGGACTCTCCACCGGCCTTATGGTGTTCGTGGTAAGCAAAACGACGAGACACGAGGTGGTCTGA